The following nucleotide sequence is from Aspergillus luchuensis IFO 4308 DNA, chromosome 1, nearly complete sequence.
GTCATGATACCATGACTCGCCAGGCAagatgatgggggaggggagtacAGAAGGGAAGTACATAAGGGtaatgagagagagaaggagaggtgaaggagaagaggagagagtagatgatgggggaggggaatacaggagggtgatgagagaaagaaggagaggtgaaggggaagaggagagcgTGATGAAAGAGATGagacgaaagaaaaaatgggatgaaggaaaagatgagatggaggggaaaatgaGATGGAGGTGGGGAACGAGGTGAGGTGAAGATGAGAGGAAACAAGcgagcaagaagagaagaatcaAGGCCCAACACCCCGTGACCGCCCAAAAAAGACACCATTTCACGTCACTTAGAAATATATTGGCGGGGCAGCCACTGTGACTGTAATCGAACAGTATTGTCAGATGCATGGTACCATTGCCGTATCCTAAAGATACAAAGTATGGACAGCGAACTGTTTATCTAGTTGCTCGATGGTCGACTTTTCCGGCTGTCTCTTCCCCTACTGCATGCAATACGAAGAATAACACGCGCAGTAAAATAAGTTTGTCGTACTTCAGGCTGTGGTGTCCTGATATAACCTACTACATGCATCAAGAATATGTGAGATGTGCTATTTTTGTACTCACTACTGTCATTTGCGGCTTTGCGCAGTCATCTACCTCTGTATCTGTCTAAGCTCAACAAAAACTACATCACCTCCTCTGTAAGGCTCCTCCGTCTTCCCTTTTGGGGCACTCTGTCCCGTATTATGCGAGTTATGGCTCTGCATCGAGAGTGCAGAATGATTATGCTTGTCTCTATCGCTGAATTGTCCGTAGCCATGATGATATAGTAGCACAACTCGACATTTGAATCACCCGCTCTGCTGAGTGGGCAGCAATATATTATTTGGGTATCGAATCCCTCCTTGTGTCATCCTCATTGTCCTCAGTTCCCAATTATCCGACATATGAGGTCATTTCTCCCCAACCAAGGTTGTCTAATCCCCCATAGGCTACCCATATTCTGATTGTTTCTATTTGCACGGAACTCTTTCCAAGCATTCCTATTAGAATATCTGCAGTATAACAATCAACCTCTATATTCTTTGAGGCAAGTATGGTAAGCTCCTGAAAACTCCCAACCAACTATCCCGTCCATATTCGCATCGGGAGTCTTTGGAGGAGGcgcctcttccatctcctccggaGGTTCCTGAGGAGGCTCAGGTCCTGATACGGGCAGTCGTTGGAGAGCTGATGGTTTCTGCTACCGCTTCGGTTGAAGTAGAGGGGCTAAGCTTGCGAGGTCTACCTGAGCGAGGCAGAGATTCTAGTTGTTGTAATTCTGAAAGTCTTCTTTTTTGCGATAAGTTGTTGAGTGCGAGACGCTAAACCATGGGCTAGTGTCACGATTTGCGCTGATTTCTGTTCCAAAAGACCTCAGtttggtggtgtggtggaaGGTGGAAGGTGTTGGGTTTTTTTAGACGCGTGACGCGGGAGCGGAATGTCCTGAGACTTTTTGAGCAACTATTGTATGTCAAGGATAGAATTCTGTTCCACATAGTCTGAGGAAACGTATTAGAAATTGTGTCAAGAGCCATAGAAATATAGCTGACTGTTACCGTTCTTTTCGTCAATGATTATTCGTTCATGTGGAAGCTGTGGCCCTAATaactccacctccatcccggGTTGCTGGTCTTGTACCCGTCGTAAACCAGTAAGAAAGCTGCATACTCGGCCAACTTCTGTAACGCAATATTCATGTTATGTCAAGACGAAGAGTCAAATATATATGGAGTTAATCTGTTTAGATCTCAAggggttgggtggttggttggttggaagaGGTGTTGGTCAGAGACCAcgcgggaagaagaggcgaaggaCCAGCTGACAGCTGCCTGGCTGCAGTGAATGTCTCAACATATTACGGCAGAGGTAATCGATCTTCACAGTTTTCTGGTCCTTCCCCAAGGCCTTTGAAAAGTATAAGAGAATTTCACCCCCAGCGCAGCATCAACGATAGGGAAGACTTCAGAGAACTTGGTCAGCGATGAAAATTCGGAAAGGACTCTTAAAAGGATCGACCACCCACCAGAGTTGATCTTGATATGACTGAAGTGTATTTCGGTTAATGTCTGCTTAGAGAGCGCCATGAGGACGAGATAACTGTAGCTCGGTGTGTTCTGAAAATGACTCGGCGTCACACCTCTAGACCATGCTGAGCTATGAGTTTTGGAATTAATGGGTCCGGTCAAAGCTCAAATATCTCACTGGAGCAGCTCATTTAGTTGAAGAAACATGTCGAAGCGCTATCTTCGAGACCAAGAACAACATATTGCGTCTATCCGGAGACTAGACGTAGAGATATGCTCACATACGGGCCCCTCAAACCACACGCTGTAGGAATAGGCTCAGACTGAAGTTGGCCTCGAAGTCGTCGCACTAGCAACAGCTCATCAGGATTATATAGTATGATGGCGAAAAGCAAAACAAAGTCATGCAGGAAACCGCCGCGTTGATGCTTTTCGACTTGTTTATCGCGTCGGAGTAAAGGTACAGGTGTGGGGAAACCACACGAAGGGGTTGTAGCTGGAAGCGAAATCACAACAAAGACATCTTGAGCGCTAGAAACACAGCAAAGATCTTGGAGTTTGCAGAGTGGAAAGCGTGAGTTTTTATGGCGAAAAGTAAACAGGTCATGCAGGAAACTGTCATACTGGTGCTTGCGACGGCGAGATGCGTTCCGTTGCTTGTTGTATTGGAGTAAGAGTAAAGGTATGAAAAAGCACACAAAGGGGTTGTAGACGAAAGCAAGATAACATAAAGGCTATCTTGAGCGCTACAAACACAACACAGTAAGGATTTTTCCAGGCACGACCTACAGCGGGAACCAAACGGAAGCAGAATAATGCAGCGAAAGTGTGTTGTATTGCTTTCTAGGAACGCGCAGCAGAGCGAGCGCGAAAAGGGGAGTGACTGCCTCAacaaaattcttataaaggTTCAAAGATAGAAAGCATGAACTAGAGGAAGTAGAAAAGTGACGGGAGGAAACTGCAGGTGTGACAATGACCAGCAAGGCTGATGCTGGGCCGGACTGCGTGATGGAACACCTCAAGCTCTTCTAGTCTCGCATTAATATCCCTAAGATAATTCAGGCCTGCAAGAACGCAAGTCTCTGGCTAAAACTAGTCTTCTTATACtgctattataataaataaaataatactatattaataataataaagtatattattaatatctgaAAATACTacttatttaagaatattattattaagatggCTAATCTGGAGATCTactacttttttattttattaactgtagattttaaaatcttattctaGAGAAATCTTACTATCTTCAGCTActaacttaatatatttattatatttactgtCGCCTATCTTCCATAATTCTTTACGTGATTCTGTCTTTATCGTGGTAGAGCTCAAGCATAGAAGATCCTAATAATATTGTCCTCGGTAAGCCGCGGGTCGTCGTGTGTTAAATCGAAGTACTTGTGAGCATTGATCACGTCGCCATCAGTGTATTTGCTGTCGGCATAAGCCACTTGAAATGGCTTGGTCAATGGCGTCAGCATAGTAGCCCCCTCTAAGACTACCTATCGCCTTGAGGCATTTCaggtatgtagtagtagtagtattcatATGTTGTATCGATCCGCCGGTCCAGTGCATGAAGCCATCTGGAGGGCAGGCCCAGAAACTGCACCAGCTCTGGGCTGCCCTGCGCCTGCTCTTTGCGCCTCGATCCTTTCGAAGTAGCGAAGTATATCGGCCAAAACCTTTCCGGGACGGCAGGCGCACGATGAACCTGACTCctcaaaagaaaaaggttgGCTCATGTAGCTGTTGTCGATTCTCTGGAGGAGACGGGCCCATAGGGCGATAAAGATTGTTTGCGGCTCATGCAGAGCCATTCAACAGCATGCAGCTCTTTTTTGCATACCTgtcttgctgctgttgatatattagatattttttctatGTCAAATCGGACTTCAGTACAATATGTAGGaccatcctcaccttcaAAAAGGCAATGGGATGTCTGTTATCTTGGAGGTCGACTGCTTCAGTCGGTATGCTGTTGCAAAGGCAGTTTTAGGCCACTTTCCATAAAGCTATCGTTTAATGAAGACTGGCTATTGGGGAAGAATGATGCGTTAGCTTGTCTGAGTATTTGATGTGTGGGACGGGGAAGAGGTTCATCGGAACTTCTGTTGATTGTCTTACATGGACTTGTAAACACAAATAACACAAGGCAGGTGCTCAGGATGGTGGCTTCCATACTCAGCTCTATTCGACCAAGGTGGTTATTGCCGCATATAAATAAGCTTTCGTCAGAAGCATGACCTGATGCAGAGTGACCTCAAATGGAAGTCAAGCACTTCCTCGGGTACGTCGGTACAGTTAAGTGTCACGATCCCGCCTGGTGTGCTTCAGGAGTTATTCCGCTAGACTATCCAGTAAAAGACTAGAATTCTGAGTCAACAGACTCAGAACGCGCATCTCTTATAAGCTTCAATTCACTAAGTTCGTTGGTCATGTGACCAGTTGTCACAGTTAGTAGATAGTCTTACATCAGTAAAGTTCTACCATAGAATACTGAGTGTCTGTATACTTATGATAATTATTGAGTTTATAGATCACTGGTGTCTTCCATCCAACCTCATGTTTAAAATTCCTCGTCCTCCGGCTACTAGTAATTTGTAATCATCAAAGCCTAGTCTTCATTTCGCATGGCTATCAAACTCTATAAACACCCAGAAAATCGTAGCAAATCCTATCTTAACTTGTTCCCCCAACGACAGCCTTGTGGTTCGCCGGTTTATGAAGGGGGGTTGAATCTGAATTTTCCATGATCGAGGATTCTGGTATCTGAGGCAACCATCAAGGCCACCGGGGATGTGCTTGCTCGAAGTGAACACTCAACACAGTTGTAGTGACTGCCATGCGACTATCTTTCTAAGCGAAGTCAAGAGTTGCTCTTTTTGGAAGGCCACGGGGTGGCttgtttcctctcctcttcttatCCCCATTTATATCATACTTTACACCAACTTGTCATCTCATTCTCCCATCTCTGCGAATATGGGGCACTCATGTCTAGGAATTGCAGTATAAATTACACAGTATGTTCCTTTCTACTTCTCATTTTCCCCCTCCAGTTCCTTATTACTTTAAGATCTCTCTACAAGTCCTTCTTTCCATATAAAGCAGCCCTCTAACACTTTAGCATTCTTCTGGTTTTAATCTCTTTATCTTCTATATTAAGTTCTCCACTATAGCCATTTGCATAATTAAGACTTTAATATTTACTCGTTAAAATATTTCGCAAACTGCCGCCTTCGGACAAGCCGTTGACGCCATTGACCAAGCCATTTCAAGTGGCTTATGCCTGAAGAGCCACGAACGAGGACAAGGTCTTCTGGATTACTGGCCTGGGAAGGTTGAGGACATAACCCTGAGGCACATACTTATACTCTGTTGCTAAGTGCACTATATTTGGGCATTGAAATTCCCTTCATGCACCCGCTCAATCAAGCATGAGCCATACTCCAGCAATCTGATAGTACTTGAGACATGGTATGGGTTTCCGCAAAACGAATATGCCTCAAGATATATCAGAAAGAAGCAACTGTTGTCATATCACTGTGGCATGTCTGGATTGGATGCAAGTGATGTGTCCTGTCcttctagaattataaatatggCAGTTGCCACTGATGGCGACGTGATCAATGCTTACAAGTACTTCGGTTTAACACACGACGATCCGCGGCGGACAATATCATTGGGTTCTACCACGATAAAGACAGAATCACGCACAGAATTATGGAAGATAGGCGACAGCAGGCATAGTAAGCACATTAAGTAGCAGCTGAAAATTGTGAGATCTCTCCAGAATAAGAATTTAAGGTCCGCAGCTAACAGGAcaaagaagtagtagatctCCAGGTTAGCTATCTTAATAATGATATCCTTGAATAAATAGTACTTCTAGCCATCAGCAGCACACtctattattactaatacaGTGTTGTCTTACTTATCATAGTAGCAGTATAAGAAGACCAGCTCCGGCCAGAGACTTGCATCCTCGCAGGCCCGAATCATCTTGGGCATGTTCACCGAATTGGGCATTGCCCTCTCTAAGTACCACCCCGACCGGGTGATGGAACATCTCAAGCTCTTCTGGTCTCGCATTAACATCCCTAAGATGATGGGGTGGTACTTAGAGAGGGCAATGCCCAATTCGGTGAACATGCCCATATGCGCCCGTTCCAGACCCAGGCCAGCCTCCAGAACCGCAATGAGCTCGTCAAAGTAGCCATTGCGCTCATACTGGCGCACAAGATCTTGAAGTTCCATCACCCGGTCAGGGTGGTAGCAACTGTTGAGCAAGCACAAGTTTATCTTGGCATTAATAAGGAGACAAGTAATGCTTTTATTATGGCCATGTATACAGCTAAGATACAGTACTGTACTGTCTTATATTCcagtaatatatagaatagtGTCAATTCACGCATTTGTAAGACACAACACCTTGAAGTAATA
It contains:
- a CDS encoding uncharacterized protein (COG:U;~EggNog:ENOG410PIM9;~InterPro:IPR016024,IPR011990,IPR000547;~PFAM:PF00637;~go_function: GO:0005515 - protein binding [Evidence IEA];~go_process: GO:0006886 - intracellular protein transport [Evidence IEA];~go_process: GO:0016192 - vesicle-mediated transport [Evidence IEA]); translation: MELQDLVRQYERNGYFDELIAVLEAGLGLERAHMGMFTELGIALSKYHPIILGMLMRDQKSLRCSITRSGWYLERAMPNSVNMPKMIRACEDASLWPELVFLYCYYDK